A stretch of Desulfuromonas acetexigens DNA encodes these proteins:
- a CDS encoding nitrite/sulfite reductase, with translation MTSTAEIDYQQLRLDGIYRQNEAGELMLRVKIPAGVLSAEQARKIGDLAERFARNELHLTTRGSIELHWLRYEDLAPVAVGLAAVGLTTRGACGGAVRGIACSASFTAGSDRVQTLARRLHRHFTGNPHFEGLPKKFKIGIDDDYAGARHLIQDVGLVQADAGRYDVWLAGGLGREPRAGFRFAEQVDEDRLIPLIEAVVRVYRKHAPAGRRLKFLADRLGEARLRELIRDEQLGAPERFPPPVLERSPLPGPVAAEPVEVPIFAGELTAERLRRLADIAAEHGGGFLAVNGNQNISFAPADGAARAAIEKALAAEGLTSGASAAEATLRVCPGSHLCRMGLAPTRDVARQLLAVLGPEGQKLSWAISGCSNSCAQAQLADAGILATHSVKAADGARQPRFSLLRRTDAGFGRAVAENLDLDGLLLAVRNQG, from the coding sequence ATGACCAGCACCGCTGAAATCGACTACCAGCAACTGCGCCTTGACGGCATCTACCGGCAGAACGAGGCCGGGGAGCTGATGCTGCGGGTGAAAATTCCCGCCGGGGTGCTTTCCGCGGAACAGGCGCGCAAAATCGGCGACCTTGCGGAACGCTTCGCCAGGAACGAACTGCATCTGACCACCCGCGGCAGCATCGAGCTGCACTGGCTGCGCTACGAAGACCTCGCCCCGGTGGCTGTCGGCCTGGCCGCCGTCGGGCTGACCACGCGCGGTGCCTGCGGCGGCGCGGTGCGGGGGATCGCCTGTAGCGCTTCCTTCACCGCCGGTTCCGACCGGGTCCAGACGCTGGCCCGCCGGCTGCACCGGCACTTTACCGGCAATCCCCATTTCGAGGGGCTGCCGAAAAAGTTCAAGATCGGCATCGACGACGATTACGCCGGGGCGCGGCATCTGATCCAGGATGTCGGTCTGGTTCAAGCCGACGCCGGTCGTTACGACGTCTGGCTCGCCGGCGGCCTCGGCCGCGAACCCCGGGCCGGGTTTCGTTTCGCCGAGCAGGTCGACGAAGACCGGTTGATTCCACTGATCGAGGCCGTCGTGCGCGTCTACCGCAAGCACGCCCCGGCGGGCCGCCGGCTCAAATTTCTGGCCGACCGACTGGGCGAGGCGCGGCTGCGGGAACTGATTCGCGACGAACAGTTGGGCGCGCCGGAGCGCTTCCCGCCGCCGGTGCTGGAACGGAGTCCGTTGCCCGGTCCGGTCGCGGCGGAGCCGGTGGAAGTGCCGATTTTCGCCGGCGAACTGACGGCCGAGCGGTTGCGCCGACTGGCCGACATCGCGGCGGAGCACGGCGGCGGTTTTCTGGCCGTGAACGGGAATCAGAACATCTCTTTCGCTCCCGCCGACGGCGCGGCGCGGGCCGCCATCGAAAAGGCCCTGGCCGCCGAGGGTCTGACGAGCGGCGCCTCGGCGGCGGAAGCGACGTTGCGCGTCTGTCCCGGCAGCCATCTCTGCCGGATGGGGCTGGCCCCGACCCGCGACGTCGCCCGTCAGCTGCTGGCCGTCCTCGGTCCCGAGGGACAAAAACTTTCCTGGGCGATCTCCGGTTGTTCCAACTCCTGCGCTCAGGCCCAGTTGGCCGACGCCGGGATTCTCGCGACCCACTCGGTCAAAGCCGCCGACGGTGCGCGCCAGCCCCGCTTCAGCCTGCTCCGGCGGACGGACGCCGGTTTCGGCCGGGCGGTCGCCGAAAACCTCGACCTGGACGGCTTGCTGCTGGCCGTTCGCAACCAGGGATAA
- the cysK gene encoding cysteine synthase A — protein MSRIYADNSLSIGRTPLVRLNRLAPVGGATILGKVEGRNPAYSVKCRIGAAMIWDAEKKGLLGPGKEIVEPTSGNTGIALAFVAAARGLPITLTMPETMSLERRKVLQAFGANLVLTPGAKGMGGAIAAAEELAASDPNRYVLLHQFKNPANPAIHEQTTGPEIWEDTDGGIDVLVAGVGTGGTISGISRYIKKTRGKQILAVAVEPSDSPVISQKLAGAELKPGPHKIQGIGAGFIPDTLDLSVVDRVEQVSNDEAIDFARRLAKEEGILAGISCGAATAVAVRLAARPEFQGKTIVVILPDSGERYLSSVLYENL, from the coding sequence ATGAGCCGCATTTATGCCGACAACTCCCTCTCCATCGGCCGCACCCCGCTGGTGCGTCTGAATCGCCTCGCCCCCGTCGGCGGCGCGACCATCCTCGGCAAGGTCGAGGGCCGAAATCCGGCCTATTCGGTCAAATGCCGGATCGGCGCGGCGATGATCTGGGACGCCGAAAAAAAAGGGCTGCTCGGCCCCGGCAAGGAAATCGTCGAACCGACCAGCGGCAACACCGGCATCGCCCTGGCCTTCGTTGCCGCCGCCCGGGGCCTCCCCATCACCTTGACCATGCCGGAAACCATGAGCCTGGAACGGCGCAAGGTGCTCCAGGCCTTCGGCGCCAACCTGGTGCTGACCCCCGGCGCCAAGGGGATGGGCGGCGCCATCGCCGCCGCCGAGGAGTTGGCCGCTTCCGATCCCAACCGCTATGTGCTGCTGCACCAGTTCAAGAATCCGGCGAATCCGGCCATCCACGAACAGACCACCGGCCCGGAGATCTGGGAAGACACCGACGGCGGCATCGACGTGCTGGTCGCCGGGGTCGGCACCGGCGGCACCATCAGCGGGATTTCCCGCTATATCAAAAAGACCCGGGGCAAGCAGATCCTCGCGGTGGCGGTGGAACCGAGCGATTCTCCGGTCATCAGCCAGAAACTGGCCGGCGCCGAGCTCAAGCCCGGCCCGCACAAGATTCAGGGGATCGGCGCCGGCTTCATCCCCGACACCCTCGATCTGTCGGTGGTCGACCGGGTCGAGCAAGTGAGCAACGACGAGGCCATCGATTTCGCCCGGCGGCTGGCCAAGGAGGAAGGAATTCTCGCCGGCATCTCCTGTGGCGCGGCGACGGCGGTGGCGGTACGGTTGGCGGCGCGCCCCGAATTCCAGGGGAAAACCATCGTGGTCATTCTTCCCGACTCGGGCGAGAGGTATCTGTCAAGCGTTCTTTATGAAAACTTGTAA
- a CDS encoding trans-sulfuration enzyme family protein gives MTRNETRTLETRLAQIGVGRDERTGAISFPIYPSATYRHPAVGQSTGYDYTRSGNPTREVLEEGLATLEGGARACVFSSGMAALTTLFLHFAAGDHLIVSEDLYGGTYRVLDQVFAKLGLAVSYVDTTRLDAIESAVTAATRAILIETPGNPLLGVADIAAIADLCRRRNLLFIVDNTFLTPVLQRPLELGADVVVHSATKYLGGHNDLCSGVLVARDPQLGERLYFLQNATGAVLPPQDCWLLIRSLKTLALRMERHCRSAIEVARWLRRQPKVTVVYYPGLEDHPGHELSRRQTSGFGGMLSFRVESPELARQVLEKLQLISFAESLGGVESLMTLPAVQTHADIPEAERRRLGVCESLLRLSVGIESVPDIIADLEQALA, from the coding sequence ATGACACGAAACGAAACCCGGACCCTGGAAACCCGCCTGGCGCAGATCGGCGTCGGCCGCGACGAACGCACCGGCGCCATCAGCTTTCCTATCTACCCCAGCGCCACCTACCGCCACCCGGCGGTGGGGCAAAGCACCGGCTACGACTACACCCGCAGCGGCAACCCGACCCGCGAGGTACTCGAAGAGGGGCTGGCTACCCTCGAAGGGGGAGCGCGCGCCTGCGTTTTCTCCTCAGGCATGGCGGCTCTGACCACCCTCTTTCTCCACTTCGCCGCCGGGGATCATCTGATCGTCTCCGAGGATCTGTACGGCGGCACCTACCGGGTGCTCGACCAGGTCTTCGCCAAGCTCGGCCTGGCGGTGAGTTACGTCGACACCACCCGCCTCGACGCCATCGAGAGCGCCGTGACCGCCGCGACCCGGGCGATTCTCATCGAAACCCCGGGCAACCCGCTGCTGGGCGTGGCCGATATCGCCGCCATCGCCGACCTCTGTCGCCGCCGCAACCTGCTCTTCATCGTCGACAACACCTTCCTCACCCCGGTCCTGCAACGGCCGCTGGAGCTGGGCGCGGATGTCGTGGTACACTCGGCGACCAAATACCTGGGCGGCCACAACGATCTCTGCTCCGGGGTGCTGGTGGCCCGCGATCCGCAATTGGGGGAGCGCCTCTACTTTCTGCAGAACGCCACCGGCGCGGTACTGCCGCCGCAGGACTGCTGGCTGCTGATCCGCAGCCTCAAAACCCTGGCGTTGCGTATGGAACGCCACTGCCGGAGCGCCATTGAGGTGGCCCGCTGGCTGCGACGCCAGCCGAAGGTCACCGTCGTCTATTATCCGGGATTGGAAGACCATCCCGGCCACGAGTTGTCGCGGCGGCAGACGTCCGGCTTCGGCGGCATGCTCTCGTTCCGCGTCGAAAGCCCGGAGCTGGCCCGACAGGTGCTGGAAAAGTTGCAGCTGATCTCCTTCGCCGAAAGCCTCGGCGGGGTGGAATCGCTGATGACGTTGCCGGCGGTGCAGACCCACGCCGACATCCCCGAGGCCGAACGGCGGCGCCTCGGCGTCTGCGAGAGCCTGTTGCGGCTGTCGGTGGGGATCGAAAGCGTACCGGACATCATCGCCGATCTGGAACAGGCGCTGGCGTAG
- a CDS encoding trans-sulfuration enzyme family protein, with the protein MTTKTYRSATLLVHQGIDRDPATGASAIPIYQASTYHHVGGQPGEYDYARSGNPSRRQVEDAIALLEGGVRGFAYATGMAAIGSALALLKSGDHLIAPNDLYGGSWRYLSTVLPEQGITTSFVDITDLNRIEAAITPATKAIFLETPSNPLFNITDIRAVTALARQRGLLTLLDNTFMTPLLQRPLELGVDVVIHSATKFLGGHSDLMAGLVTTADPQLAKRLKYFQNAFGAVLAPFDSFLLARGIKTLKLRLEAAQRSAQDLAERLQDHPAVARVWFPGLVDFAGRELHFSQASGAGAVLSFELKEQARVAPLLQQIKLPIIAPSLGGVETILTHCWSMSHAAIPAETKLRLGIRETLLRISVGIEDVEDLWEDLAAAL; encoded by the coding sequence ATGACCACAAAAACCTACCGCAGCGCCACCCTGCTGGTGCATCAGGGGATCGACCGCGACCCGGCCACCGGCGCTTCGGCGATCCCCATCTATCAGGCTTCGACCTACCATCACGTCGGCGGCCAGCCGGGGGAGTACGACTACGCCCGCAGCGGCAACCCGAGCCGCCGGCAGGTGGAGGATGCCATCGCCCTGCTCGAAGGCGGGGTGCGCGGTTTCGCTTACGCCACCGGCATGGCCGCTATCGGCAGCGCCCTGGCCCTGCTCAAGAGCGGCGACCATCTGATCGCCCCCAACGACCTCTACGGCGGCAGCTGGCGCTACCTGAGCACCGTCCTCCCCGAGCAGGGGATCACCACCAGCTTCGTCGACATCACCGACCTGAACCGGATCGAAGCCGCCATCACTCCGGCGACCAAGGCGATTTTCCTGGAAACGCCGTCGAATCCCCTGTTCAACATCACCGATATCCGCGCCGTGACCGCCCTCGCTCGACAGCGGGGGCTGCTCACCCTGCTCGACAACACCTTCATGACGCCGCTCCTGCAGCGGCCGCTGGAGTTGGGGGTGGACGTGGTCATCCACAGCGCCACCAAGTTCCTCGGCGGCCACAGCGACCTGATGGCCGGCCTGGTTACCACCGCCGACCCCCAGTTGGCCAAGCGTCTGAAATATTTCCAGAACGCCTTCGGCGCGGTGCTGGCCCCCTTCGATTCCTTTCTGCTGGCGCGCGGCATCAAGACCCTCAAGCTGCGTCTGGAGGCGGCCCAGCGCTCGGCCCAGGATCTGGCCGAACGCCTGCAAGACCATCCGGCGGTGGCCCGGGTCTGGTTTCCGGGACTTGTCGATTTTGCCGGGCGCGAGCTGCATTTTTCCCAGGCGTCCGGCGCCGGGGCGGTGCTCTCCTTCGAACTGAAGGAACAGGCGCGGGTCGCGCCGCTGCTGCAACAGATCAAGCTGCCGATCATCGCCCCGAGCCTTGGCGGGGTGGAGACCATCCTCACCCACTGCTGGTCCATGTCCCACGCCGCCATTCCCGCCGAAACCAAGCTGCGTCTCGGCATCCGCGAAACCCTGCTGCGTATCTCCGTCGGCATCGAGGACGTGGAGGATCTCTGGGAGGACCTGGCGGCGGCGCTTTAA
- the metX gene encoding homoserine O-acetyltransferase MetX, which translates to MSGSVGIVTTQFAEFDVELRLESGRLLGPLTLAYETYGELNADRSNVILVAHAWTGDAHAAGKNTPDDRKPGWWDDMIGPGKVLDTDRYFVLCSNVIGSCKGSTGPTSTNPRTGKPYNLTFPVLMVRDMVRAQKLLLDRLGIDSLLTVIGGSMGAMQALEWSILYPEMVRSIIPIAGTGRTSPMAIALNALARQAIFNDPLWKKGNYKPEHPPADGLALGRAVGHISFLSDVSMQLKFGRRFSARHGQFDFFGQFEIERYLDYNGASFVDRFDTNAFLYLAKALDLYDVAWNFESLEEALDQLRCPSLWFAFTSDWLYTPSQTEEVVTVLRKLGKPVAYHLIESDYGHDSFLVEPEKFTPKVVEFLQRLD; encoded by the coding sequence TTGAGCGGTTCCGTGGGCATTGTGACAACCCAGTTCGCCGAGTTCGACGTCGAACTGCGCCTGGAGAGCGGCCGTCTGCTCGGTCCCCTGACCCTCGCCTACGAGACCTACGGCGAGCTCAACGCCGACCGTTCCAACGTCATTCTGGTCGCTCACGCCTGGACCGGCGACGCTCATGCCGCCGGGAAGAACACTCCCGACGACCGCAAGCCGGGGTGGTGGGACGACATGATCGGTCCCGGCAAGGTTCTAGACACCGACCGCTATTTTGTCCTCTGTTCCAACGTTATCGGTTCCTGTAAGGGCTCGACCGGCCCGACCAGCACCAACCCCCGCACCGGCAAGCCTTACAACCTGACCTTTCCCGTGCTCATGGTGCGCGACATGGTTCGCGCCCAGAAGCTGCTCCTCGACCGGCTCGGCATCGACTCGCTGCTGACCGTCATCGGCGGCAGCATGGGGGCGATGCAGGCCCTGGAATGGAGCATTCTTTATCCGGAGATGGTTCGCTCGATCATCCCCATCGCCGGTACCGGCCGCACCTCGCCCATGGCCATCGCCTTGAACGCCCTGGCGCGGCAGGCGATCTTCAACGATCCCCTGTGGAAGAAGGGAAACTACAAGCCCGAGCATCCCCCCGCTGACGGCCTCGCCTTGGGCCGGGCGGTGGGGCACATCTCTTTTCTTTCCGATGTCTCCATGCAGCTTAAGTTCGGCCGGCGTTTTTCCGCGCGGCACGGACAGTTCGATTTTTTCGGCCAGTTCGAGATCGAGCGCTATCTTGACTACAACGGCGCCAGCTTTGTCGACCGGTTCGACACCAACGCCTTCCTTTACCTGGCCAAGGCCCTCGACCTGTACGACGTCGCCTGGAACTTCGAGAGCCTGGAAGAGGCCCTCGACCAGCTGCGTTGTCCCTCCCTGTGGTTCGCCTTCACCTCCGACTGGCTCTACACCCCTTCCCAGACCGAGGAGGTGGTAACGGTGCTGCGAAAACTCGGCAAGCCGGTCGCCTATCACCTCATCGAATCCGATTACGGCCACGATTCCTTCCTCGTCGAGCCGGAAAAATTCACCCCCAAGGTTGTCGAGTTCCTGCAACGCCTCGACTGA
- a CDS encoding 2-oxo acid dehydrogenase subunit E2 — MEIKIPAIGESIVEATIAQWHKQSGDQVAKDELLCELETDKITLEIHAEVAGVLKIEAEEGQTVKVGAVIARLEESGAPAEATPPPEKPKETPPKVKAFPKEDGTPAPVAKNKPAPPPPVKMDKPAPPPPPQPAAEEPVGRVTRRPMSPIRRTIAERLLAARQQTAMATTFSEADLGRIMELRRKHGENFQRRHGVKLGLLPFFIKACAEALQEFPEVNARIDGGDIVYQHFYDIGIAVAAEKGLLVPVIREVPCRDFADLQKTLDDFAARAKVSRIELAELEGGTFSISNGGVYGSLLSTPLLNPPQSAILGLHAIQERPVARAGQVVIRPMMNLALSYDHRLIDGRQAVEFLLRIKTLVEEPEEMLLEL; from the coding sequence ATGGAAATAAAAATTCCCGCCATCGGCGAATCGATCGTCGAAGCGACCATCGCCCAATGGCACAAGCAGAGCGGCGACCAGGTCGCCAAGGACGAACTGCTCTGTGAACTGGAAACGGACAAGATCACCCTGGAAATTCATGCCGAAGTCGCCGGTGTGCTGAAGATCGAAGCCGAGGAGGGGCAGACGGTCAAGGTCGGCGCGGTCATCGCCCGCTTGGAGGAAAGCGGCGCCCCCGCCGAGGCGACGCCCCCGCCGGAAAAACCCAAGGAAACTCCACCCAAGGTGAAGGCTTTTCCGAAAGAAGATGGGACGCCGGCGCCGGTCGCGAAAAACAAACCCGCTCCTCCGCCCCCCGTCAAAATGGACAAACCGGCGCCGCCACCTCCGCCGCAACCGGCGGCAGAAGAACCGGTAGGGCGCGTTACCCGTCGCCCGATGAGCCCGATCCGCCGCACCATCGCCGAACGTCTGCTCGCCGCGCGCCAGCAAACGGCGATGGCCACCACTTTCAGCGAAGCGGACCTCGGCCGGATCATGGAACTTCGGCGCAAACACGGGGAAAACTTCCAGCGACGGCACGGGGTCAAGCTCGGCCTGCTCCCCTTCTTCATCAAGGCCTGCGCCGAAGCCCTCCAGGAGTTCCCCGAAGTCAACGCCCGCATCGACGGCGGCGACATCGTCTATCAGCACTTTTATGATATCGGTATCGCCGTGGCCGCCGAAAAGGGGCTGTTGGTGCCGGTCATCCGCGAAGTGCCCTGCCGGGATTTCGCCGATCTGCAGAAAACCCTTGACGACTTCGCCGCCCGCGCCAAGGTCAGCCGCATTGAACTGGCGGAACTCGAAGGCGGCACCTTTTCCATCAGCAACGGCGGGGTCTACGGCTCGCTCCTCAGTACCCCGCTGCTCAATCCGCCACAGAGTGCGATTCTCGGCCTGCACGCCATCCAGGAACGACCGGTGGCGCGGGCCGGCCAGGTGGTCATCCGGCCGATGATGAATCTGGCCCTGAGCTACGACCATCGCTTGATCGACGGCCGCCAGGCGGTGGAATTTCTGCTGCGGATCAAGACGCTGGTGGAGGAACCGGAGGAGATGCTGCTGGAACTGTAG
- a CDS encoding 2-oxoglutarate dehydrogenase E1 component: MNFAAQISPEALDHLYRQWRSAPESLPADWRAWFAGFELGQETAAPDTGEHDLKQSAVQSLIYRYRDIGHLLAHTDPLSPPPSGHPQLEPAAFGLDDTDLDHPFAPRNFIRPGATLREILAILRKTYCGSIGVEFMHIQNPDERQWLKERMESTGNRATFSLAEKTRILWKLSAAALFEAYLHRRFVGQKRFSLEGGEILLPVLDHLLNRAAATGVTDLILGMPHRGRLNVLANLFGKPFATIFAEFEDNLEYAFVGEGDVKYHKGYSCERETDGGGTIRLTLAANPSHLEAVNPVVEGKCRARQDRYGAAGETRVLPVLLHGDAAFAGQGLVAETLNLSQLEGYRTGGTVHIVVNNQIGFTTGPADARSTRYATDVAKMLAVPIFHVHGEDPEAALHVAELALAYRQEFGRDVIIELIGYRRHGHNEGDEPFFTQPLMYAAIRERQPVHELYADRLAEEGLPAGEFDRMRTAINACLELAASGDEAAVDQGFLDQWQSIARDYTDAPVATALPRETLIELGKIACAIPEGFTPHAKIAKLMEARRAALVEDSGIDWGGGEALAYAGLLHEGTSVRLSGQDCRRGTFNHRHAALVDAASGTTVFPLAGAARDGARFQVYNSLLSEAAVLGFEYGYSLESPFGLTLWEAQFGDFANGAQVIIDQFIASGAAKWDRASGLVLLLPHGFEGQGPEHSSARIERYLQLCARHNLLLANPTTPAQFFHLLRRQVRQSFRRPLVVFTPKGLLRHPRCRSRLADFAEGGFAELFVDGAPPESCRALLLCSGRIYYELLEEMEKGERRELTLVRFEQLYPLNGERLATALRPYADAERIAWVQEEPRNNGAWPHLRPLLTELFGREIDYIGRDEAASPAVGSHKAHQQEQREILEQALRP, from the coding sequence GTGAACTTCGCCGCCCAGATCAGTCCCGAAGCCCTCGATCATCTTTATCGCCAATGGCGCTCCGCGCCGGAGAGCCTGCCCGCCGACTGGCGCGCCTGGTTCGCCGGTTTCGAACTGGGGCAAGAGACCGCCGCGCCGGATACGGGCGAGCACGATCTCAAGCAGTCGGCGGTGCAATCCCTCATCTACCGCTACCGCGACATCGGTCATCTGCTCGCCCACACCGACCCGCTGAGTCCGCCCCCCAGCGGCCATCCCCAACTGGAACCGGCCGCCTTCGGCCTGGACGATACCGACCTCGACCATCCCTTCGCCCCCCGCAACTTCATCCGCCCCGGCGCCACCCTGCGCGAGATCCTCGCCATCCTGCGGAAAACCTACTGCGGCTCCATCGGCGTCGAGTTCATGCACATCCAGAACCCGGACGAACGCCAGTGGCTCAAGGAGCGCATGGAATCCACGGGCAACCGCGCCACCTTCAGCCTCGCCGAGAAGACCCGCATCCTCTGGAAGCTGAGCGCGGCGGCGCTCTTCGAGGCCTACCTGCACCGGCGTTTCGTGGGGCAGAAGCGCTTTTCCCTGGAAGGCGGGGAGATCCTCCTGCCGGTTCTCGACCATCTCCTCAACCGCGCCGCCGCCACGGGGGTTACGGATCTGATCCTGGGGATGCCGCACCGGGGACGGCTCAATGTGCTGGCCAACCTCTTCGGCAAGCCTTTTGCTACGATTTTCGCCGAATTCGAGGACAATCTCGAATACGCCTTCGTCGGCGAGGGGGACGTGAAATACCACAAGGGCTATTCCTGCGAGCGGGAAACCGATGGCGGCGGGACCATCCGCCTGACCCTGGCGGCCAACCCGAGCCATCTCGAAGCGGTCAATCCGGTGGTCGAAGGCAAGTGCCGGGCGCGCCAGGACCGCTACGGCGCCGCCGGCGAGACGCGGGTGCTGCCGGTGCTGCTGCACGGCGACGCCGCCTTCGCCGGCCAGGGGCTGGTGGCCGAGACCCTCAACCTGTCCCAACTCGAAGGCTACCGCACCGGCGGCACGGTCCATATCGTGGTCAACAACCAGATCGGCTTCACCACCGGGCCGGCCGACGCCCGCTCCACCCGCTATGCTACCGACGTCGCCAAGATGCTGGCGGTGCCGATCTTCCATGTCCATGGCGAGGATCCCGAGGCGGCTCTCCACGTCGCGGAACTGGCCCTGGCCTACCGGCAGGAATTTGGCCGCGACGTCATCATCGAACTGATCGGCTACCGCCGCCACGGCCATAACGAGGGGGATGAACCCTTCTTTACCCAACCGCTGATGTACGCGGCGATCCGCGAGCGGCAACCGGTCCACGAACTCTACGCCGACCGCCTCGCCGAAGAGGGGCTGCCGGCGGGGGAATTCGACAGGATGCGCACGGCGATCAACGCCTGCCTGGAGTTGGCCGCGAGCGGCGACGAAGCGGCCGTCGACCAGGGCTTTCTCGACCAGTGGCAAAGCATCGCCCGGGACTACACGGACGCGCCGGTGGCCACCGCCCTCCCCCGGGAAACCCTGATCGAGCTGGGCAAGATCGCCTGCGCCATCCCCGAGGGGTTCACTCCCCATGCGAAAATCGCTAAACTGATGGAAGCCCGCCGCGCCGCCCTCGTCGAGGATTCGGGCATCGACTGGGGGGGCGGCGAAGCGCTGGCCTACGCCGGTCTGCTGCACGAGGGGACAAGCGTGCGCCTGTCGGGACAGGACTGCCGACGAGGCACTTTCAACCACCGCCATGCCGCCCTCGTCGACGCCGCAAGCGGCACGACGGTCTTTCCCCTCGCTGGGGCGGCCCGCGACGGCGCCCGTTTCCAGGTCTACAACAGCCTCCTCTCCGAAGCGGCGGTGCTCGGCTTCGAGTACGGCTATTCCCTCGAAAGCCCCTTCGGCCTCACCCTCTGGGAAGCCCAGTTCGGCGATTTCGCCAACGGCGCCCAGGTCATCATCGACCAGTTCATCGCCTCCGGCGCTGCCAAATGGGATCGCGCCAGCGGCCTGGTCCTGCTCCTCCCCCATGGCTTCGAGGGGCAAGGGCCGGAGCATTCCAGCGCCCGCATCGAACGCTACCTGCAACTCTGCGCCCGGCACAACCTGCTCCTGGCCAACCCCACCACCCCGGCCCAGTTCTTCCACCTGCTGCGCCGTCAGGTGCGTCAGAGCTTCCGCCGCCCCCTCGTCGTCTTCACCCCCAAGGGCCTGCTGCGCCACCCCCGCTGCCGCTCCCGCCTCGCCGACTTCGCCGAAGGCGGGTTCGCCGAACTGTTCGTCGACGGCGCGCCGCCGGAAAGCTGCCGCGCGTTGCTGCTGTGCAGCGGACGCATCTACTATGAGCTGCTGGAAGAGATGGAAAAAGGGGAACGCCGGGAACTGACCCTGGTGCGCTTCGAACAGCTCTATCCCCTGAACGGGGAGCGTCTCGCCACCGCCCTGCGCCCCTATGCCGACGCCGAACGCATCGCCTGGGTGCAGGAAGAGCCCCGCAACAACGGCGCCTGGCCCCACCTGCGGCCGCTGCTGACGGAACTATTCGGCCGCGAGATCGACTACATCGGCCGCGACGAAGCCGCCTCGCCGGCGGTCGGCTCGCACAAAGCCCATCAGCAGGAACAGCGGGAAATCCTGGAGCAAGCCCTCAGACCCTGA
- the lipA gene encoding lipoyl synthase, which yields MPAPPTRKPDWLKVRIPGGPNYARIDRYHREGGLNTVCRGAACPNQGECWSQGTASFMILGNRCTRGCTFCNVGRGEPLPPDPEEAAKVAAAIAELGLKHAVVTSVTRDDLADGGAEQFVMLIHEVRRQAPGCRIELLIPDFAGDSDALARVIAAVPDLLGHNLETVPRLYADIRRGADYRRSLRLLAEARRLAPGLPLKSGLMAGLGETVEELTAVMADLRAAGCSLLSLGQYLAPSRRHHPVRRYLPPEEFAVLRERALDLGFAEVAAGPLVRSSYHAERQFNAAFPTATT from the coding sequence ATGCCTGCTCCCCCAACCCGCAAACCCGATTGGCTTAAGGTCCGCATCCCCGGCGGTCCCAACTACGCTCGTATCGACCGCTACCACCGGGAGGGCGGCTTGAATACCGTCTGCCGGGGGGCCGCCTGCCCCAATCAGGGGGAGTGCTGGAGCCAGGGGACCGCCAGTTTCATGATCCTCGGCAACCGCTGCACCCGGGGCTGCACCTTTTGCAATGTTGGCCGGGGAGAGCCCCTCCCCCCCGACCCCGAAGAAGCGGCCAAGGTCGCCGCCGCCATCGCCGAACTGGGCTTGAAACACGCCGTCGTCACCTCTGTCACCCGGGACGATCTGGCCGATGGCGGCGCCGAACAGTTCGTGATGCTGATCCATGAAGTCCGTCGCCAGGCGCCGGGCTGCCGGATCGAACTGCTGATTCCCGATTTCGCTGGCGACAGCGACGCCCTCGCCAGGGTGATCGCCGCCGTCCCCGACCTGCTCGGCCACAACCTCGAAACGGTCCCGCGCCTTTACGCCGATATCCGCCGAGGCGCCGACTACCGCCGTTCACTGCGACTGCTCGCCGAGGCCCGGCGACTCGCCCCCGGACTGCCGCTGAAATCGGGACTCATGGCGGGACTCGGCGAAACCGTCGAGGAACTGACAGCGGTCATGGCCGACCTGCGCGCCGCCGGCTGCTCCCTGCTGTCCCTCGGCCAGTACCTGGCCCCCAGCCGCCGCCATCACCCGGTTCGGCGCTACCTGCCGCCGGAAGAGTTCGCCGTCCTGCGGGAAAGGGCCCTGGACCTCGGTTTCGCCGAGGTCGCCGCCGGCCCGCTGGTGCGCTCATCCTATCATGCCGAGCGCCAGTTCAACGCCGCCTTCCCCACCGCCACCACCTGA
- a CDS encoding ferredoxin, which yields MARIAYVDQDACISCNLCADTLPDVFRMNDAGLAEVYDPRGASEEAIQETMDACPVACIHWKS from the coding sequence ATGGCCAGAATCGCCTATGTGGATCAAGATGCCTGCATCAGCTGCAACCTCTGCGCGGACACCCTGCCCGATGTCTTTCGCATGAACGACGCGGGCCTCGCCGAGGTTTACGATCCCCGGGGCGCCTCGGAAGAAGCCATCCAGGAAACGATGGATGCTTGCCCGGTGGCTTGCATCCACTGGAAAAGCTGA
- the rd gene encoding rubredoxin: MASYRCVICGYIYDPAEGDPGNGVPPGTPFAELPEDWVCPQCGAGKEDFEPA, from the coding sequence ATGGCATCATACCGCTGCGTCATCTGTGGTTACATCTATGACCCCGCCGAAGGAGATCCCGGCAACGGCGTCCCCCCCGGCACCCCCTTTGCCGAACTGCCCGAGGACTGGGTCTGTCCCCAGTGCGGCGCCGGCAAAGAAGACTTCGAGCCCGCTTAA